The following coding sequences are from one Rutidosis leptorrhynchoides isolate AG116_Rl617_1_P2 chromosome 11, CSIRO_AGI_Rlap_v1, whole genome shotgun sequence window:
- the LOC139876935 gene encoding protein-tyrosine-phosphatase PTP1-like, which translates to MAASNGAKIQKSSSSSSSISLNSFDMSTRFPPKLALKPDQIRYCVQALKFLKAKQTDQYSVIEQEFSILQDLRMMSSEVNSSCSVARLHVNCRKNRYSDVVPFDANRVVIDPCKDHRPSAMGYINASFITAEANPSESVSRFIATQGPLPETFEDFWEMVLQNHCPAIVMLTKLVDHNRIQKCGDYFQAENGPRLFGNISTVTRSIITTDSSLVLRHMEVNREESEGPALPVLHIQYPEWPDHGVPYDTLAVRDIFRRLCHLPSSKGPIVVHCSAGIGRTGTYCAIHNTIQRILVGDMTALDLVKTVSTFRAQRMGMVQTLDQYVFCYEAIIDELEDLISGSNIQESLK; encoded by the exons ATGGCTGCTTCCAACGGGGCTAAAATTCAAaaatcgtcgtcatcatcatcttctattTCTTTGAATTCATTCGATATGTCTACTCGATTTCCTCCAAAATTGGCTCTTAAACCCGATCAAATTCGTTACTGCGTTCAAGCTCTCAAGTTTTTAAAAGCTAAACAGACTGATCAGTATTCAGTTATCGAACAAGAGTTTTCAATTTTGCAG GATCTTAGGATGATGTCATCAGAAGTCAATAGTAGCTGCTCGGTGGCTAGACTACATGTTAATTGTAGAAAAAACCGCTACTCTGATGTTGTACCAT TTGATGCAAACAGGGTTGTTATTGATCCATGCAAAGATCACAGGCCATCAGCAATGGGATACATTAATGCTAGCTTTATAACAGCAGAG GCTAATCCATCTGAGAGTGTTTCTCGGTTCATAGCAACTCAAGGCCCCCTTCCTGAAACCTTCGAAGATTTCTGGGAAATGGTACTCCAGAATCATTGTCCAGCAATTGTGATGCTCACTAAGCTAGTTGATCACAACCGG ATCCAAAAGTGTGGAGACTATTTTCAAGCAGAGAACGGTCCAAGATTGTTTGGCAATATCTCTACTGTTACCCGAAGCATAATAACAACCGACAGCTCATTAGTGTTACGACACATGGAGGTGAATCGTGAAGAG TCAGAGGGTCCCGCTCTACCTGTGTTACATATTCAATATCCTGAATGGCCTGATCATGGAGTTCCATATGACACTTTGGCTGTTCGAGACATTTTTAGAAGATTATGTCATCTGCCATCATCGAAAGGGCCAATTGTGGTGCATTGCAG TGCAGGTATAGGTAGAACTGGAACATATTGTGCAATTCATAACACCATCCAAAGAATTTTAGTTGGTGACATGACTGCCTTAGATCTTGTCAAAACTGTAAGCACTTTCAGGGCTCAGCGAATGGGGATGGTCCAAACATTG